The DNA window TGATCTTCGACGTCGACGGCGTGCTCACCGACGGCAGCCTGCATTACGGCGCCGACGGCGAGGCGCTCAAGACCTTCAACGTGTACGACGGCCTGGGCATCAAGCTGTTGCAGGAGTCCGGCGTGCAGACGGCCATCATCAGCGCGCGCGTGTCGCCGCAGGTGGTCAAGCGCGCCGCCGACCTCGGCATCGGCTTCCTGCACCAGGGCGGACACGACAAACTGACGCCGTTCAACGCGCTGCTGGACAAGACCGGCTTGACGGCCGAGCAGGTCGGCTTCATCGGCGACGACATCGTCGACCTGCCGATCCTGACGCGGGTCGGCTTCGCGGTGGCGGTGCCGGGCGGGCGCAAGGAGGTGCTCGAGCGCGCCCACCACGTGACGGTGGCGCAGGGCGGACGCGGCGCGGTGCGCGAAGTGTGCGAACTGCTGCTGCACGCGCAGGGCACTTACGAGCGCGTGCTGGCGCAGTTCATGGTGTGACGGAGTGTAATCATGCGTAAAAGAACAGCACATCGCTGGCAGCTGACGCTGACCATGATCATCGGCGTGTTTGTCGCCGTCGGCAGCTTTTGGCTGGTGCAGGTGGTCAACCAGTCCGGCCAGGAGCAGCAGGCCGACCAGTTCCTCAACGAACCGGACTACATCATCGACCGCTTCAGCCTGGTGCGCATGACCAAGGAGGGCAAGCCGGCCTACATCATCTCCGGCGACAAGCTGACCCACCGGCCGATCGACGACTCGTCCGACATCGACAAGCCGTTCCTGAACAGCCTGTCGGGCCAGCAGCCGCCGATGACGATCCACGCCGACACCGCGCGGGTCGACCAGAACAACACGCGGGTCACGCTCAACGGCAATGTCGACGTGGTGCGGCCGGCTTCGCCGAAGGCCGAGGCGATGCGCCTGCAGACCAGCACGCTGACGGTGTTCCCGGACGAAGAGCGGATGGAAACCAAGGCGCCGGTGCAGATGAAGCTGGGCAGCACGACCTCCAGCGGCACCGGCATGAAAACCAATAACGCCACGCGCCAGTTGCAACTGGGCGGGCGCGGAACGATCACGATGCCGCCGAAGGCGCCACGTTAAAAACAGATATGAAGGACACGACGATGAAAAAACTGATACTGTCGGCCGCCTTGCTGCTGGCCGCCCTGGGCGCGGCCCATGCCGAAAAAGCCGACTCCAACAAGCCGACCGAGATTTCCTTCGACAACCTCGACGCCGACGACGTCAAGCAGATCAAGACCTTCACCGGCAACGTCGTGCTGACGCGCGGCACTTTGCTGATGAAGTCGCCCAAGGCGGTGGTCACCGAAGATCCGGAAGGCTACTCCTTCGTGGTGCTGACGGCCGGCGGCGGCACGCAGGCGACATTCCGCCAAAAGCTCGACGGCGCCGGCGACCAGTGGGTCGAGGGTCGCGCCGACCGCATCGAGTACGACAGCAAGACCGAGCTGGTCAAGCTGTTCTCGAAGGCGCAGATCAAGAAGCTGGAAGGCAGCAAGACCGCCAGCCAGGTCGACGGCGAGTTCATCTCGTATGACAGCCGGCGCGAATTCTTCGCCGTGAAGAACACCCCGACCGGCGAAAGCAAGCCGGGCGCCGGCCGCAGCACGATGGTGATCCAGCCGTCGGTCAAGCAGGCGCCAGCGCCGGCACCCGCGACCAACCCAGCGGCGGGGAAATAAGCATGGAGCCAACATGCGGTAGCACCCTGATCGTGCGCGGCCTGCAAAAGACCTACGGCAAGCGCCAGGTCGTGCATGACGTCTCGCTGCAAGTCGAATGCGGCGAAGTGGTCGGCCTGCTCGGCCCCAACGGCGCCGGCAAGACCACTTCGTTCTATATGATCGTCGGCCTGGTGCCGTCGGACGCCGGCACCATCGACATCAGCGGCGTCGACATCTCCTCGCTGCCGATCCACCGCCGCGCTTCGCTCGGCCTGTCCTACCTGCCACAGGAGGCTTCGGTGTTCCGCAAGCTGACCGTGGAAGAGAATATCCGCGCCGTCCTCGAAATCCAGAAAGTGGACGGCAAGCCTTTATCCAAGGCTGCCATCGATGAACGGCTCAATACCCTGCTGGCCGATCTGCAAATCGAAAAGCTGCGCGAAAACCAGGCGCTGTCGCTGTCCGGCGGCGAACGCCGCCGCGTGGAGATCGCCCGCGCGCTGGCCACCAACCCGCGCTTCGTGCTGCTGGACGAACCTTTCGCCGGGGTCGACCCGATTGCCGTCATTGAGATCCAGCGCATCGTGCGCTTCCTCAAGGAACGCAATATCGGCGTCCTCATTACCGATCACAATGTGCGCGAGACGCTGGGCATCTGCGACCGCGCATATATCATCAACCAGGGCTCGGTTCTGGCTTCAGGCCGGCCGGACGACATCATCGCCGACGAGTCGGTCCGCCGCGTGTACCTGGGTGAACACTTCAGAATGTAATCGCGCCCCATGAAACAGTCATTGCAACTGCGCACGTCGCAGCACCTCGCGCTGACACCCCAGCTGCAGCAGTCGATCCGTCTGCTGCAGCTGTCCACGCTGGAGCTGCACCAGGAGCTCGAGCAGCTACTCACCGACAATCCCTTGCTCGAGCGCCTGGACGACCCGCTCGACCGTTCGCTGCGGCTGCTGTCCGACGGCGCCATCAGCCAGCAGGCGCCGTCCGGCGAGGCCCCGCCCGAAGGCCCGCCGAACCAGCAGGACGCGCCGGCCCCCGCCGACGCCGACAACTACGACGGCCCGGCCGCCGATACCGAAAGTACCAGCAGCGAGGCCGATGTCGACTGGAGCGACGCCGGCCGCAGCAAGGCGCCCGACGACGAGGACGCGCGTCCGCAACTGGAGGCGAACCACTGCACCCTGCGCGAGCACCTGATGGAGCAGATGCGCGTGACCGTGCTGGAGATGCGCGACCGCGCGCTGGTCGAGCTGATCATCGACGCGCTCGACGAGAACGGCTACCTGGAGGAGCCGCTGGAAGAGATCCACGCGCGCCTGCCGGAGGAACTGGAAGTCGACATCGACGAACTGCGCACCGCCTTGTCGATGCTGCAAAGTTTCGATCCGATGGGCGTGGGCGCGCGCAACGCCTCCGAATGCCTGGCGCTGCAGATCAAGCGCCTGCCCGGCATCGCGCTGGTGACGCGGCGCATGGCGCTGACCATCGTCGAGAACCATTTGACCTGGTTCGCCCAGCGCGATTTCAACAAGCTGAAAAAGGCGCTGGTGTGCGACGACGAGGATCTGCGCGAGGCGCAGGCCGTCATCCGCCTCTGCAATCCGCATCCGGGCTCGGCCTTCGCGTCGGACGTGTCGGACTACGTGGTGCCGGACGTGATCGTCAAGAAGTCGCGCACCGGCTGGCAGGTCAGCCTCAACAACGACGTCATGCCGCGCCTGCGGGTCAACGCCATGTACGCCAACCTGCTCAAGCAGGGCAAGGGCGAGGGCGCGATGGGCGCCCAGCTGCAGGAAGCCAAGTGGCTGATCAAGAATATGCGCCAGCGCTTCGACACCATCCTGCGCGTGGCGCAAGCGATAGTAGAAAGACAAAAGAACTTTTTCTCGCACGGCGCCGTTGCCATGCGCCCCCTTGTGCTTCGCGAAATTGCTGATACACTGGGTTTACACGAGAGCACTATTTCTCGGGTGACGACTCAAAAGTACATGCTGACGCCGCACGGCATGTTTGAGTTGAAATATTTCTTTGGTAGCCACGTCGCCACCGAAGCGGGCGGTGAAGCAAGTTCGACGGCGATACGGGCACTCATTGTGCAATTGACAGGAGCTGAAGACCCTAAAAATCCTTTATCCGACAGTAAGATTGCGGACATGCTGGGAGAACAAGGCATGGTGATTGCGCGACGGACTGTTGCCAAATATCGCGAAGCGTTGAAAATCCCTCCCGTCAGTCTCCGCAAGTCTTTGTAGTTACTTGGTCACTGTGCGCCCGGCCGCAATGGGCGCGGCACTGACCGTAAGCGACATTTATCTTTAGGAGCGTGTATGAATCTGACCATCAGTGGACATCATCTCGAAGTGACCGCGGCCATCCGCGAATACGTACAGAACAAACTGGAACGTGTCACTCGTCACTTCGATCAAGTTATTGATATTGCTGTCATCCTGACTGTAGATAACCTTAAAGAGAAATCCAAGCGCCAAAAGGCTGAAATCAATCTGCGTCTGTCGGGTAAAACCGTGTACGTGGAAAGCCTGTCCCAAGACCTGTACGCCGCGATCGACACCCTGGTCGACAAGCTTGACCGGCAGGTCATGAAATACAAATCCAAAGTTCAGCAGCACGGCCACGATGCGATCAAGCATCTCCCGGATAGCTACGAACCCGCTGCCGCCGCCCTATAACAACGGCCTCCGGCACCATCCAACAAAGGGCGCAAGGGCGCCCTTTTTTGTGCCCGCGTTTTTGTCCGCTTCCGTGTCCGCTTCCGTGTCCGCTTCCGATTCGATGAAAATAATTTATCCCGTTTCGGCGGTAGAATAGGCGCTTAACCCGCACGGCCAGGCGGGGTCGTACCCGACGGGTACGACCCCTAAGCGGTACGGCGAGCGTCCCGCTGCAAGCATGCGGGTTTGATAGATTTTCACGTAAGGCGGCGGCATCATGAGCGAATTGGTCCACACCAGCATCGTCAACGGCACCGGCTTCATCACACTGGACCGGCCCAAGGCGTTGAACTCGCTGTCCCTGGAGATGCTGCGCGCCATCACGACGGCGCTGCTGGCGTGGCGCGACGATTCCGCCGTCGCCGCCGTCGTTATCCGCTCCAGCAGCGGTAAGGCCTTCTGCGCCGGCGGCGATATCCGTTTCTTCTACGAGGCCGGGCGCGCCACGCCGCAGGCCGGCAGCGCGCTGCTCGAGGATTTCTTCACCGAGGAGTACTCCCTCAACCACCTGGTCCACAGCTATCCGAAGCCGTACATCGCGCTGATGGACGGCGTGGTCATGGGCGGCGGCATGGGCATCGCGCAGAGCGGCCCGGACAGCCGGGTGCGCATCGTCACCGAGCGCACGAAGATGGCGATGCCGGAGGTGAACATCGGCCTGTTCCCGGATGTGGGCGGCAGCTATTTCCTGTCGCGCGCGCCGGGCGGGCTGGGGCGCTATCTGGGCGTGACCGGCGTGACGATAGGCGCGGCCGACGCGCTGTATGCCGGCCTGTCCGACCACTATGTGCCGGCGGACGCACTGGAGCTGCTGCATGCGATCCTGGAATCGACCCCGGGCGCGGAACTGGTCGAGGCGATCGCGGCCTTCGCGGAGCCGTTCACGGGCGCGGTCGGGCCGGGCAGGCTGGAGGCCGAGCGCGCGGCCATCGACCGCCACTTCGGCGCCGGCTCGGTGGCGGCCATCGTCGCCTCGCTGCAGGCGGACGCGAGTCCGTTCGCCAGCGGAACGATGGCGACGATGGCGAGCCGCTCGCCGTCGATGATGTGCGTGACGCACGAGCTGATACGGCGCGGCGCGGCGCTGGATATGGCCGGCTGCCTGCGCATGGAGCGCGCGCTGGTGCGCCGCGTCTTCGAGAACGGCGAGGTGATCGAAGGCGTGCGCGCGCTTGTCATCGACAAGGACAACGCGCCGCAATGGCGCCCGCCGTCAATCGCGGAGGTCGGCGAGGAGCAGGTGGCGCGCTGGTTCGCGCCGGTCTGGCCCGAGCACGCCCACCCGCTGCGCCACCTGGCCTAGCCGGCCCTCCGCCTGGATTGCCGCCGCGATCCCGCCCAGCGGCAGCACGGCGCACGCGGCGTCCATCCTGACAGCTTGCTTGGGCATGCCGTACACCACGCAGCTGGCCTCGTCCTGGGCGATGGTGTGGGCGCCGGCGTCGCGCATCGCGCGCAGGCCGCGCGCGCCGTCGTCGCCCATGCCGGTCATGATCACCCCCAGCGCGTTGGGGCCGGCGCACCGCGCGAGCGAGCCGAACAGGACATCGACCGCCGGCCGGTGGCGGTTGACGTGCGGGTCTTCCGTGATCTCGACGAAGTATCCGGTGCCGCTGCGCTGTACTCGCATGTGCCGCCCGCCCGGGGCGATCAGGGCCGTGCCCGGCAGGACGCGGTCGCCGTGCCGCGCCTCGCGCACCGCGATCCGGCATACGCGGTCGAGGCCACGGGCGAAGCCGTCGGTGAATTTTTCCGGCATGTGCTGGACGATGACGATGCCGGGACAGCTCACCGGCAGGGCGGAGAGCACCAGTTCCAGCGCGCGGGTGCCGCCAAGGGAGGCGCCGAGGGCCACGATCGTGTCGGTGGCGGCCGCGTGGCGGACGACGGGCGGGGCGGATGGCGTGGCGGCATTGGAGCGGGATATAGGCCCGCTTGCCCGCGCCAGGCCGGCGGCGGCGGCGGGGGCGGCGCGCGCGGCAGCCTTGACGACACGCAGCAGATCCAGGGCCCTGGCGAACGAGACCTGCTCGAGCCCGGGCCGGGGCTTGGCGACCACGGCGACCGCGCCGGCCGCCAATGCCATCCGCGTGGTCTCGATGCCGCGCTCGGTGAGCGTGGAACAGATCACCACCGGCGTCGGCCGCTCGCGCATCAAGCGCCGCAGGAAGCCCATGCCGTCCATGCGCGGCATCTCCACGTCCAGCAGGATTACGTCCGGCCAGTCGCCGGCCATGGCGTCCATCGCGTGAAGCGGATCGCCGGCGGCGCCGATGACGGCGACGGCGGGGTCGCCGGCCAGCAGCGCCGCGAGGGTCCGGCGCACCGGCGCCGAATCGTCGACGATCATCACCTTGATCGCGGGGCGGTCAGGCGTCGGGCTTGCGGAGGAGTGGCGGCCTGACATTTTGTCTTTTAGGAATTAGTGTTGCGATGTTGAAATCATCGCAGCACTCTTCCTCCGCGCCCATAGGGCGGGGACGGTTCTTCCGTCGGGAAGATGGAAGTTGCCTGGTAGGGAATTCCTTACGCACGGCCCGGGGAAGGCCGCCGGCCATGCGTGGCAGGTGCCAGGTTAATGGGTTATTGCTCGCGGTGGCGCAGGACCACGCGTTCGTTGGGGTGGAAATAGGCGGCCAGTTTTTCGGCCATGTAGACCGAGCGGTGCTGGCCGCCGGTGCAGCCCAGCGCCACCGTCAGGTAGCTGCGGTTGTCGGTCTTGAAGAACGGCAGCCACTTTTCAACAAACGCACGGATATCGCCCATCATCTCGATGGCGCTGGGCTGGGCGTCGAGAAAATCGATCACCGGCGCGTCGCGGCCCGTCAGCGGGCGCAACGTCAGGTCGTAATACGGGTTCGGCAGGGCGCGCACATCGAACACGAAATCGGCGTCCATCGGCACGCCCAGCTTGAAGGCGAACGATTCGAAGAACAAGGTCAGCGGCGCGCCCTCGCTGGCGACCAGGTCCTTGACCCAGGCGCGCAGTTTGTTGGCGCTTAGTTCCGACGTATCGACCACGTGGCCCAACTGCTCGATGGCCGACAGCCGCTCGCGCTCCTCCATAATGCATTCGATCAAGGTGCGGCGCGCGGCCGGATTCTGGCCCGGACGCAACTCGTGCGACAGCGGATGGCTGCGGCGCGTCTCCGAGAAGCGCGCCACCAGCGAGTGCGTGTTCGCGGTCAGGAACATGACCTTGACGTCGTGTCCCTCTTCGCGCAGGCGCTTGACGTCGGCCGGCAGCGAAGCGAGCGATTCGGCGCTGCGGGCGTCGACGGCCACCGCCAGCGCCTGCAAGCCTTCCTCGGCCAGGGTCGCGACCAGGTTCGACAGCAATGCCGGCGGCAGGTTGTCGACACAGTAGTGGCCGGTGTCTTCCAGCACGTTCAGGGCCACCGATTTGCCGGAGCCGGATATACCTGTGATGAGGACGATACGCATGATGGCTTTAATCTCCGCTCATGGCTTGTCTCTGACGCTCCATGAACTCTTGTAAGGTGTCGATGCCGCGCAATTGCAGTATCGTGTTGCGGACGGCGGCTTCCAGCAGCACCGCGATGTTGCGGCCGGCCGCCACCGGGATGACGACCTTGCGGATCGGCAGGCCCAGCACGTCCTCGGTCGGGAACTGGAACGGCAGCCGCTCCACTTCCTCTTCCGCCGCGCCACGGCGCACCAGGTGCACGATCAGCTTCAGGCGCATCTTGCGGCGCACCGCCGTCTCGCCGAAGATCGCCTTGATGTCCAGCAAGCCCAGCCCGCGCACTTCCAGCAGATTCTGCAGCAGGGCCGGGCAGCGGCCCTCGATCATGTTGGGCGCGATGCGCGAAAACTCGACCGCGTCGTCGGCCACCAGGCCGTGCGAGCGCGAAATCAGTTCCAGGCCCAGCTCGCTCTTGCCCAGGCCCGAGTCGCCGGTGATCAGCACGCCCACGCCCAGCACGTCCATGAAGACGCCGTGCATGATGATGCGTTGCGCCAGCTTCTTGGAAAGATACACGCGCAGGAAGTCGATCACCTGTGCGGCAGGTAACGGAGTGGAGAACAGCGGGATGTTTTTTTCGTCGCAGATGGCCAGGATGTCGGGCGGCGTTTCCAGACCCTGGGCGATGATCAGCGCCGGCGGGCCGCCAGCGATCAGCTCGCCAATGACGTGGGCGCGCGTGAGCGCCTTCAAGCGCTGGTAGTAATTGATTTCCTGGTGCCCGAAGACCTGGATGCGGCCCGGGTGGATGGTGTTCAGGTGGCCGACCTGGTCGGCGGCGGAGGCGACGTCGCCGGAGATGAGGCGCTCGCCGCCGGGAAAGCCGGCGAACCAGCCGAGCTGCAAACTCTCGCGATTGTCGTCGTAAAGCCTTTGTATCGTCAGCGGCGTTTGCAGCATGGGTCGTCTTATCTCGAGGTTGAACGGGGGCTACGCCCTAGTTTAACCTATTGTCCGGCACCTCATGCTTGCAAGCCACTTATCAGCCGCTTGGCGACGCGCTTTTTAGCCGGCCGCCTGCAGGCTCGGCATCCAGTTGATGATGCGCGAGTGCACCGATTTCGGGTCCGGGTCGGTGGAGAGCGCGGTGCGGAAGGCGTCGTCGGAGAACATCTCGGCGATCTCCGACAGGATTTCCAGGTGCTGCTGGGTGACGTGGTCCGGGATCAACAGGAAGAACAGCAGGTTGACCGGCTTGCCGTCGGGCGACTCGAACGGAATCGGCTCGGCCAGGCGGACGAACGCCGCCAGCGGCGACTTCAGGCTCTTCATGCCCTTGATGCGGCCGTGCGGCACGGCCACGCCATGACCGAGCCCGGTGGAACCGAGGCGCTCGCGCGCGAACAGGTTGTCCGAGACGGTGGAGCGGGCGATACCGCAATTGTTTTCGAAGATCAGACCAGCTTGCTCGAATGCCCGCTTCTTGCTGGAGACTTCCAGGTCAAGCAGCACATTGTCGAGTGAGAGTATTTTGCTCAGGTTATTCATAAGACGATAAGAATGTTACGACGCACAAGGCGTGCCGCCGAATTATAGGCTTGTTTGTGCGCCATGTAACATGAATTCGCTCGCGCCGGCGTTGCTTTGGTGTCAGGCGGCCGGCGCGTTGGGCCGCCACGGGCGTTATTGAAAATGCACGACAGAAAGCATTTGCTATTTATGCGCAATAAAGCGTGAAAACGCCGGTTTTTCGCCGCAAAGCGACGGGCTTTTCCGATTTTTCGCGTTTTTCAACAGATGGGCTCGTTTCTTGTGAAAATCGCACCATGGCTCACATCATACGCCTGATTTTTGCTATTGACGTGCGCCGCGCAGGTTCGGCGGTTTCTGCGCCGTGCTGAAATTGCTGCGCCATGGATTGATGTCGAGCCCGCCCCGGCGGGTGTAGCGCGCGTACACCGCCAGTTGCTGCGGCGCGCACTGGCGCAGGATGTCGACGAAGATGCGTTCCACGCATTGCTCGTGGAATTCGTTGTGCTCGCGGAAACCGATCAGGTATTTCAATAAACCTTCCTGGTCGATTTGCGGGCCTGCATAATGGATTTGCACGCTGGCCCAGTCGGGCTGGCCGGTGACCAGGCAGTTCGACTTGAGCAGGTGGGACACCAGTTTTTCCTCGACCGGTTCCTCGTCGTGCGCGGCCTTGAGGATTTCCGGCGACGGGCTGTAGTTGTCGACCTCGATGTCGAGGCGGTCCAGCAGCAGGCCGTCGAGTTCGCCCATCGAAATCATGCCGAATTCCTCCGGCTGGGTGATGGTGATGTGGACGTTGGCACCGGCCGCCTCGGTCAGGTCCTGCTGCAGCAGCGACTTGAGCGCCACCACGTTTTCCAGGCGGGTCTGGTTGAACGAGTTCAGGTAGAGCTTGAACGATTTCGATTCGATGATGTTGGGCGAATCGGCCGGGAAGGTCACGCGGGCGATCGCCACCTGCGGTTTGCCGCGCTGGTTGAGCCAGGAGATCTCGTAGGCGTTCCAGATGTCGACGCCGAAGAAGGGCAGGGTGCCGGCCAGGCCCAGCTCGTCGCGCTTGCCCTGGCGCGGGATGGGGAACAGCAGCTCCGGCGCGTAATCGGTGCGGTAGGCGGAGGTTTTTCCCAGCGGGGACAGGTCGACGGAGTTGGTCATGGCGGTGTGCGAAACGGTAAAGGTGAAATGGTAGCCTAATTTCACCGTACCATGTCGCGGCCCGCTCCTGATCACGTAGGGCGGATTAGGCGGGACGCCGTAATCGGCCAATGCGTGCGCCGTCGAAACGCATGCATGGCGGATTACGCTTCGCTAATCCGCCCTACGTGGTTCAGAAGGCGCTGACGCCCTAGCCCAGGAACAGCTTGTAGACCGGATTGGCGCTCTCGTCCCAATAGCGGTAGCCGAGCGTGGTGAGGAACTGCGCGAAGGCCCCCATCTCCTCGGACGGCACCTGCAAACCGATCAGGATGCGGCCGACGTCGCCGCCCTGGCTGCGGTAATGGCACAGCGAGATGTTCCAGTTCGGCGCCATGCTGTCGAGGAAGCGCATCAGCGCGCCCGGGCGCTCCGGAAACTCGAAGCGGTACAGCAGCTCGTCCTTGGCCAGCCCGCTCTTGCCGCCGACCAGGTGGCGGATGTGGGCCTTGGCCAGCTCGTCGTGGGTCAGGTCCAACGTCTTGAAATCGTGCTCCTCGAACTTGCGCGCCAGCGCGCCGGACTCGCCGCGGTCGGCGATCTGCACGCCGACGAACACGTGCGCCTCGTCCTTGTCGCTGATGCGGTAGTTGAACTCGGTCACATTGCGCGGCCCCACCAGCGAGCAGAAGCGCTTGAAGCTGCCGCGCTGCTCCGGCAAGGTGACGGCAAACACCGCCTCGCGCGCCTCGCCCAGTTCGGCGCGCTCGGCGACGAAGCGCAGGCGGTCGAAATTCATGTTGGCGCCGCAGGCGATGGTGATCAGGGTCTCGTTCCTGATCGGGTCCTTGGTCATGGCCGCGCGCTCGATATAGGCCTTGGCGCCGGCGATGGCCAGCGCGCCGGCCGGCTCCAGGATGCTGCGGGTGTCGGTGAACACATCCTTGATGGCGGCGCTGATGGCGTCGGTGTCGACGATGATGATGTCGTCGACCAGTTCGCGCGCGATGCGGAAGGTTTCCTCGCCGACCAGGCGCACGGCGGTGCCGTCGGAGAACAGGCCGACGTCGGCCAGGGTGACGCGCTCTCCCGCCTTGATGCTGCGCGCCATGGCGTCCGAATCGATGGTCTGCACGCCGATGATCTTGATGTCCGGACGGATCGCCTTGACGTACGAGGCCACGCCGGCGATCAGGCCGCCGCCGCCGATGGCCACGAAGATGGCGTGGATCGGACCGGAATGCTGGCGCAGGATTTCCATGCCGATGGTGCCCTGGCCGGCGATGACGTCCGGATCGTCGAACGGATGGACGAAAGTCAGCTTCTGTTCCTGCTCCAGGGTCAGCGCGTGGTTGTAGGCGTCGGTATAGGACTCGCCGTGCAGCACCACCTCGACGTCGGCGCCGCCGCGCGCCTTGACGGCGTCGATCTTCACTTGCGGGGTGGTGGTCGGCATGACGATCAGCGCGCGGCAGCCCAGCTTGGCCGCCGACAGCGCCACGCCCTGGGCGTGGTTACCGGCCGAGGCGCAGATGACGCCGCGCTTGCGCTGGGCGTCGCTCAGGTGGGCCATCTTGTTGTAGGCGCCGCGAATCTTGAAGCTGAACACGCTCTGCATGTCCTCGCGCTTGAAATAAATTCGGTTCTCGTAGCGCTGCGACAGGGTCGGCGCGAGTTCCAGCGGGGTTTCATCAGCGACGTCATAGACGCGCGCGGTCAGGATTTTCTTCAGATAGTCGATAGTCATGGTCTGCAAACAGTGATTCCAGAGGGCCGGAGCCAAAAAAACCTCGGGGGTCAGGTCCGACATTCGGACACGAGCTGTGCCGTAGCCGCAGTTACGGCACAGCTCGTGTCCGAATGTCGGACCTGACCCCGCTGGGGGATTTGGTTCCGCAGTTGTTCGATGCTAACTATCCGGCGGGTGACCGGGTCGGGCAGGGGCGCGGGTCGTGGCCGGTGGGCCAGGACCGAACTGTTCAATCGTGCGGTGTGCGGATCATTATAATGGACACCTTTCGTCCCGCTAAAGAAACCGATGATCGAATCTGCAATCGCCTGGCTGCTCAATGTGCTCGCGGCGCCGGAAGTGGGCCTGACATCGGTCTTCATCATCAGTTTCGTCTCCGCCACCCTGGTGCCGCTGGGCTCGGAACCGGCGGTGTTCGCGGTGATCAAGGCCAATCCCGAGCTGTTCTGGAGCGCCATCGGCGTGGCCACCGTCGGCAACACCCTCGGCGGCGCCGTCGATTACTGGATCGGCTACCAGGCCAAGACCACCTTCGCCAAGGAGCGCAAGAGCCGCTGGTTCCATTGGCTGGAGCGCTATGGCGCCAAGACCATGCTGCTGGCCTGGCTCCCCGGCATCGGCGATCCGCTGTGCACCTTGGGCGGCTGGCTCAAACTGCCTTTCTGGCCCAGCCTGGCCTACATGGCCGTCGGTAAACTGCTGCGCTACCTGACCATGACCACGTTGCTGTTGTATGTGCCGGACGGCGTCTGGCACCGGATCGGGCAAATGCTGGGCTAATCTGGTGCAATGGATCGTATTGCGGGATGCGCAGGATTCGGAATTTCGTTCAGTTTTCAGGCGTAAAGTTGAAT is part of the Oxalobacteraceae bacterium OTU3CAMAD1 genome and encodes:
- a CDS encoding HAD hydrolase family protein, which gives rise to MTELTYVERAARVKLMIFDVDGVLTDGSLHYGADGEALKTFNVYDGLGIKLLQESGVQTAIISARVSPQVVKRAADLGIGFLHQGGHDKLTPFNALLDKTGLTAEQVGFIGDDIVDLPILTRVGFAVAVPGGRKEVLERAHHVTVAQGGRGAVREVCELLLHAQGTYERVLAQFMV
- the lptC gene encoding LPS export ABC transporter periplasmic protein LptC is translated as MRKRTAHRWQLTLTMIIGVFVAVGSFWLVQVVNQSGQEQQADQFLNEPDYIIDRFSLVRMTKEGKPAYIISGDKLTHRPIDDSSDIDKPFLNSLSGQQPPMTIHADTARVDQNNTRVTLNGNVDVVRPASPKAEAMRLQTSTLTVFPDEERMETKAPVQMKLGSTTSSGTGMKTNNATRQLQLGGRGTITMPPKAPR
- the lptA gene encoding lipopolysaccharide transport periplasmic protein LptA, which translates into the protein MKKLILSAALLLAALGAAHAEKADSNKPTEISFDNLDADDVKQIKTFTGNVVLTRGTLLMKSPKAVVTEDPEGYSFVVLTAGGGTQATFRQKLDGAGDQWVEGRADRIEYDSKTELVKLFSKAQIKKLEGSKTASQVDGEFISYDSRREFFAVKNTPTGESKPGAGRSTMVIQPSVKQAPAPAPATNPAAGK
- the lptB gene encoding LPS export ABC transporter ATP-binding protein, with the protein product MEPTCGSTLIVRGLQKTYGKRQVVHDVSLQVECGEVVGLLGPNGAGKTTSFYMIVGLVPSDAGTIDISGVDISSLPIHRRASLGLSYLPQEASVFRKLTVEENIRAVLEIQKVDGKPLSKAAIDERLNTLLADLQIEKLRENQALSLSGGERRRVEIARALATNPRFVLLDEPFAGVDPIAVIEIQRIVRFLKERNIGVLITDHNVRETLGICDRAYIINQGSVLASGRPDDIIADESVRRVYLGEHFRM
- a CDS encoding RNA polymerase factor sigma-54 → MKQSLQLRTSQHLALTPQLQQSIRLLQLSTLELHQELEQLLTDNPLLERLDDPLDRSLRLLSDGAISQQAPSGEAPPEGPPNQQDAPAPADADNYDGPAADTESTSSEADVDWSDAGRSKAPDDEDARPQLEANHCTLREHLMEQMRVTVLEMRDRALVELIIDALDENGYLEEPLEEIHARLPEELEVDIDELRTALSMLQSFDPMGVGARNASECLALQIKRLPGIALVTRRMALTIVENHLTWFAQRDFNKLKKALVCDDEDLREAQAVIRLCNPHPGSAFASDVSDYVVPDVIVKKSRTGWQVSLNNDVMPRLRVNAMYANLLKQGKGEGAMGAQLQEAKWLIKNMRQRFDTILRVAQAIVERQKNFFSHGAVAMRPLVLREIADTLGLHESTISRVTTQKYMLTPHGMFELKYFFGSHVATEAGGEASSTAIRALIVQLTGAEDPKNPLSDSKIADMLGEQGMVIARRTVAKYREALKIPPVSLRKSL
- the raiA gene encoding ribosome-associated translation inhibitor RaiA, yielding MNLTISGHHLEVTAAIREYVQNKLERVTRHFDQVIDIAVILTVDNLKEKSKRQKAEINLRLSGKTVYVESLSQDLYAAIDTLVDKLDRQVMKYKSKVQQHGHDAIKHLPDSYEPAAAAL
- a CDS encoding enoyl-CoA hydratase/isomerase family protein, which codes for MSELVHTSIVNGTGFITLDRPKALNSLSLEMLRAITTALLAWRDDSAVAAVVIRSSSGKAFCAGGDIRFFYEAGRATPQAGSALLEDFFTEEYSLNHLVHSYPKPYIALMDGVVMGGGMGIAQSGPDSRVRIVTERTKMAMPEVNIGLFPDVGGSYFLSRAPGGLGRYLGVTGVTIGAADALYAGLSDHYVPADALELLHAILESTPGAELVEAIAAFAEPFTGAVGPGRLEAERAAIDRHFGAGSVAAIVASLQADASPFASGTMATMASRSPSMMCVTHELIRRGAALDMAGCLRMERALVRRVFENGEVIEGVRALVIDKDNAPQWRPPSIAEVGEEQVARWFAPVWPEHAHPLRHLA
- a CDS encoding chemotaxis response regulator protein-glutamate methylesterase, whose protein sequence is MSGRHSSASPTPDRPAIKVMIVDDSAPVRRTLAALLAGDPAVAVIGAAGDPLHAMDAMAGDWPDVILLDVEMPRMDGMGFLRRLMRERPTPVVICSTLTERGIETTRMALAAGAVAVVAKPRPGLEQVSFARALDLLRVVKAAARAAPAAAAGLARASGPISRSNAATPSAPPVVRHAAATDTIVALGASLGGTRALELVLSALPVSCPGIVIVQHMPEKFTDGFARGLDRVCRIAVREARHGDRVLPGTALIAPGGRHMRVQRSGTGYFVEITEDPHVNRHRPAVDVLFGSLARCAGPNALGVIMTGMGDDGARGLRAMRDAGAHTIAQDEASCVVYGMPKQAVRMDAACAVLPLGGIAAAIQAEGRLGQVAQRVGVLGPDRREPARHLLLADLRD